The genome window CTTGCCCACGCCAAGCGTCGCTGCGGACATAAGCACATCGCCGGTGATCTTGCCCAGAGCGCGGTCACCGCGGCCGTTGGCCCAGTCGTCCCATGCGACAGCCGCTTTAAACGTCTCCACCGGGTGGGTAACGCCGTAGGCCATCGCTGAGACCGTGCTGGCGGGATCGCTGATCAGCGTCCCGAGGCTCTCGCCGAACCCCGAAATGCTGTTCCAGATGCCGCCGTAGAAGTTCGCATCGGCCTGCTTCTGAGAATCCTGCGGAGCGAGTACCGCCTCTGTAGAGAGGGCGTCGGCGGTGCGGTCACCGACGTCGGCCAGTTGATCGCGTGCCCGCTGCAGCATGTCCCGGGCGGCCTGTCGCTGGGCCTCACCAGGGTCAGAGAATGCAGGTGCCTGCATGACGGTGGGGTCACCGCGGCCAGCGTTGGCCTGGGTCTGGGCGTTCGCCTCAGCCACAGCTTGCTCATGAGCGGCCTGCGCCCGCTGTGTGGCCTCCTGACCTTGATTCCACAGCTCGATGGCTTCCGCCGCCTGTCCCTGCGCCCAGGACAAGCAGCCGGCGAAGGACTCCAGGGCGCTACGGGCAGCGTTGAGCGATTCGCCGGCCTTCAACCAGCGAGGTACCTCGGTCTGGTGCTCGT of Saccharopolyspora erythraea contains these proteins:
- a CDS encoding putative T7SS-secreted protein, with the protein product MPAELGQTNDPKALVPGTPEAILGKARLLGARAEDSIQAGEALKQIDTGAWTGEASDRFHDEHQTEVPRWLKAGESLNAARSALESFAGCLSWAQGQAAEAIELWNQGQEATQRAQAAHEQAVAEANAQTQANAGRGDPTVMQAPAFSDPGEAQRQAARDMLQRARDQLADVGDRTADALSTEAVLAPQDSQKQADANFYGGIWNSISGFGESLGTLISDPASTVSAMAYGVTHPVETFKAAVAWDDWANGRGDRALGKITGDVLMSAATLGVGKVAKTLLRRPPPKPPAAVRPSVTDPKLNNIVNALYKGIDHPERTGDGTTADAVRHERATNEDVQGRNHERKARESIRALNNWLRRNPNAPEADRQIAQAEIANLRDALGQ